A genome region from Synergistaceae bacterium includes the following:
- a CDS encoding FIST C-terminal domain-containing protein: protein MYAGVGYSDNPDSAAAGRQAATEALEQAGRDDPCDLVLLYATARHDAQALRDAVTSVTGAASVVGGGAVGIITNDRFGYAGDQVGTACLWLKEAHCDILTEGGLLGDEQEAGRHLGERLSSMGVTKTSPLMLFYDAIDRTGGGMRLVMATRLLAGMEEGLGFLPDLTGAGMQGDYACTPTRQWLGETVGEHHAMMLAFSGNIRIDNVIMHGCRPATRYYTVTKADGQTILEINGQPALSFLDGLLNSAISPESYPFFLILGVNRGDKWGKFDENNYASRLCLAIDKQRQGIVMFEPDMVEGTEFQIMCRSFDLQYMQPQIEELFSRIKGREPVFALYIDCAGRAAGYGGIDMEDAVMVQKIVANRVPLLGMYTGVEIAPIGGRPRGLDWTGVFCLFSVAR from the coding sequence ATGTACGCGGGTGTAGGATACAGCGACAATCCGGATTCCGCGGCGGCAGGCAGGCAGGCGGCGACGGAGGCCCTTGAACAGGCCGGACGGGACGACCCCTGCGATCTTGTGCTGCTTTACGCCACCGCCCGGCACGACGCGCAGGCTCTGCGGGACGCCGTCACCTCCGTCACGGGAGCCGCTTCTGTGGTGGGAGGAGGCGCTGTAGGCATCATCACCAACGACCGGTTCGGATACGCGGGAGACCAGGTGGGAACGGCCTGCCTCTGGCTCAAAGAGGCTCACTGCGACATCCTCACCGAAGGCGGACTTTTGGGAGACGAGCAGGAAGCGGGCCGGCATCTGGGAGAGAGGCTGAGCTCCATGGGCGTCACCAAAACATCGCCCCTGATGCTTTTTTATGACGCTATCGATCGGACGGGAGGCGGTATGCGTCTGGTGATGGCTACCCGCCTGCTGGCCGGCATGGAAGAGGGGCTGGGTTTTCTCCCCGACCTGACAGGGGCCGGAATGCAGGGGGACTATGCCTGCACCCCCACCCGCCAGTGGCTGGGGGAAACCGTGGGGGAACACCACGCGATGATGCTGGCCTTTTCCGGAAATATTCGCATCGACAACGTGATCATGCACGGCTGCCGTCCGGCGACCCGTTATTACACGGTGACGAAGGCCGACGGGCAAACCATCCTCGAAATCAACGGTCAGCCGGCTCTTTCCTTTCTCGACGGTCTGCTGAACTCCGCCATTTCGCCGGAAAGCTATCCCTTCTTCCTGATCCTTGGGGTCAACAGAGGCGACAAATGGGGAAAATTTGACGAAAACAACTACGCGAGCCGCCTCTGCCTCGCCATCGACAAACAGCGCCAGGGCATCGTCATGTTCGAGCCGGACATGGTGGAGGGCACGGAGTTTCAGATCATGTGCCGCAGTTTCGACCTCCAGTACATGCAGCCGCAAATTGAAGAGCTTTTCAGCCGCATCAAAGGACGGGAACCCGTTTTTGCGCTGTATATCGACTGTGCCGGCCGCGCCGCCGGATATGGAGGGATCGATATGGAAGACGCCGTCATGGTGCAGAAAATCGTCGCCAACCGCGTTCCTCTGCTGGGGATGTACACGGGAGTGGAAATCGCCCCCATCGGAGGCCGTCCAAGAGGGCTGGACTGGACGGGTGTTTTTTGTCTGTTCAGCGTGGCCCGATGA
- a CDS encoding alpha-hydroxy-acid oxidizing protein produces the protein MIGTYIDESERKLQEKGIASRYSGARGNSPRITREYNDSLLIEMRVIDSVRASTKFKLFGAEFSMPVMTAALSSLDNVYPGGMVELARGAAAADAVMWAGIGDEKELAAMTATGAKTIKIVKPYADHDQVYEKLAQVEKHGAFATGMDIDFVFGNRLKRGYAMSYPVGPKTLNDLKGFVKATKLPFILKGVLSEKDAVKALEAGAAGIVVSHHGGGVLDYAAPPLMVLPRIVKVIGGQIPIFVDCGMASGADVFKALALGANAVCIGRAVMGGLASEGAEGVRQILAGINEELRDLMSLTGAPDLQSIDPEVILHL, from the coding sequence ATGATTGGGACGTATATTGACGAAAGCGAAAGGAAGCTTCAGGAAAAGGGAATTGCCTCCAGATATTCGGGCGCGCGGGGAAATTCTCCGCGAATCACGAGAGAATACAACGATTCTCTTTTGATCGAGATGCGGGTTATCGACTCGGTCAGGGCCTCGACGAAGTTCAAACTTTTTGGAGCGGAGTTTTCCATGCCGGTGATGACTGCCGCGCTTTCCAGCCTCGACAACGTTTATCCCGGGGGCATGGTGGAGCTTGCCCGGGGAGCGGCTGCTGCCGATGCGGTCATGTGGGCCGGAATCGGCGATGAAAAAGAGCTCGCCGCCATGACGGCCACAGGAGCGAAGACCATCAAAATCGTCAAACCCTACGCCGATCACGACCAGGTTTACGAAAAGCTCGCGCAGGTGGAGAAACACGGGGCCTTCGCCACGGGGATGGACATTGATTTCGTGTTCGGGAACCGGCTGAAAAGAGGTTACGCGATGTCGTATCCGGTGGGCCCCAAAACCCTGAACGACCTCAAGGGCTTTGTGAAAGCGACAAAACTGCCCTTTATCCTGAAAGGCGTCCTGAGTGAAAAAGACGCCGTCAAGGCGCTGGAGGCGGGGGCCGCCGGAATTGTGGTTTCCCATCATGGGGGAGGCGTTCTGGACTACGCCGCGCCGCCTCTGATGGTGCTTCCGCGTATTGTGAAAGTGATCGGCGGTCAGATTCCCATCTTCGTGGACTGCGGCATGGCCAGCGGCGCTGACGTGTTCAAGGCTCTGGCCCTTGGCGCGAACGCGGTTTGCATCGGCAGGGCCGTCATGGGCGGGCTGGCCTCGGAGGGGGCCGAAGGCGTGCGTCAGATTCTGGCCGGTATCAACGAGGAACTGAGAGACCTCATGAGCCTTACGGGAGCGCCGGACCTGCAAAGCATCGACCCGGAGGTCATTCTGCACCTCTGA
- a CDS encoding aminotransferase class III-fold pyridoxal phosphate-dependent enzyme: protein MSGLYGSRGLEIVEGRGAVVRDSTGKSYVDFLCGNGSALFGHTHPVLVEAAQKALLSPWTISPSLISSSRDGLRKVLSELLPEGRVFLCNSGTEAIEAALKLALSFRPGRKKIVALRRAFHGRTLGALALTFNPQYRRAWGDFLLPVQHVALDDAPQAIDEETAAVFLEPVQGEGGVYPLDEAAGSAITKACRAAGALLVTDEIQSGWGRCGSVLAGSRIGLEPDIVALAKGLAGGLPVGATIWKGELGDFPPKGHGSTYGGNPVVASVALASWNLLHTERYPESALENGDFFASLIKDLKSPLIREIRHRGLLFGVELTVRADLVVKGLQGQGVLALNAGPQVVRFLPPFTAEREHFCTVAKTLGEVLAGLKNLRENAAD, encoded by the coding sequence GTGTCGGGTCTCTACGGCAGCCGCGGTCTAGAGATCGTCGAAGGGCGGGGAGCTGTCGTCCGGGATTCGACGGGAAAAAGTTACGTCGATTTCCTGTGCGGAAACGGTTCCGCCCTCTTTGGACACACGCATCCCGTACTGGTGGAAGCCGCTCAAAAGGCGCTTTTGTCGCCCTGGACGATTTCTCCCAGCCTTATCAGCAGTTCACGGGACGGATTGCGAAAGGTTTTATCCGAACTTCTTCCGGAGGGCAGGGTTTTTCTCTGCAACAGCGGAACGGAGGCCATTGAGGCCGCTCTGAAACTGGCTCTGAGCTTCAGGCCCGGACGCAAAAAAATCGTGGCTCTGCGACGCGCCTTTCACGGGAGAACTCTGGGAGCTCTGGCCCTCACCTTCAACCCGCAGTATCGAAGGGCCTGGGGTGATTTTCTGCTGCCCGTACAGCACGTGGCCCTGGACGACGCGCCCCAGGCGATCGACGAGGAAACCGCCGCGGTATTCCTGGAGCCGGTGCAGGGTGAAGGAGGCGTCTATCCTCTGGACGAGGCGGCGGGAAGCGCCATAACAAAGGCCTGTCGGGCTGCCGGAGCGTTGCTCGTGACCGACGAAATTCAGAGCGGCTGGGGACGCTGCGGCTCTGTCCTGGCGGGATCCCGAATTGGTCTGGAGCCGGACATTGTGGCTCTGGCGAAGGGACTCGCAGGGGGGCTGCCCGTGGGGGCGACGATCTGGAAGGGAGAGCTGGGAGATTTCCCGCCGAAAGGTCATGGCAGCACCTACGGGGGAAATCCCGTTGTGGCGTCCGTGGCTCTGGCTTCCTGGAACCTGCTTCACACCGAGAGGTATCCTGAAAGCGCCCTGGAAAACGGAGATTTTTTCGCATCGCTGATAAAAGACCTGAAGTCGCCGCTGATTCGCGAGATTCGCCATCGGGGACTTCTTTTTGGAGTGGAGCTCACCGTCAGGGCTGACCTCGTGGTGAAGGGACTGCAGGGACAGGGCGTCCTCGCGTTGAACGCCGGCCCGCAGGTGGTGCGCTTTCTTCCGCCTTTCACCGCGGAAAGAGAACATTTCTGCACTGTGGCTAAGACTTTGGGGGAGGTCCTGGCGGGCCTGAAGAACCTTCGAGAGAATGCGGCGGACTGA
- a CDS encoding M20/M25/M40 family metallo-hydrolase yields the protein MRRTEFDASKIRELLIRMVEIPGVTYAEKEACDYFAQALSDYGWEDVRLDEAGNVVARRGSGQREIVLLGHIDTVPGGPAFRVEGDILHGRGSVDARGPLCAFAVAGGMAEIPEGWKLTLIAAVAEEGDSRGAKYIMPLHSPAACVIGEPSGVSGVTLGYRGYLRLQISARDGGAHRSGDAGPLTACLLAASDILKRVEERDDPGKPVVERPSGAVIAMNGKEAGERFGFVDLDVRLPLGVSPEEWAEEFIALGEGRGVRVKFISSMPARVVDKSDPLVRALRVEVRNAGLTPRLLAKGGTADFNLAADWGCPLAAYGPGDSKLDHTAEEHIDLNEYLMSISILRKALERFMIEST from the coding sequence ATGCGGCGGACTGAATTCGACGCCTCGAAAATACGGGAACTGCTGATCCGGATGGTTGAAATTCCGGGCGTCACTTATGCCGAAAAGGAAGCCTGCGATTACTTCGCGCAGGCTTTGTCTGATTATGGCTGGGAGGACGTCCGTCTGGACGAGGCGGGCAATGTCGTTGCCCGGAGAGGTTCGGGACAAAGGGAAATCGTTCTGCTGGGGCATATCGATACGGTGCCCGGGGGGCCGGCGTTCCGGGTGGAAGGCGATATTCTGCATGGACGGGGCAGCGTCGACGCCAGAGGGCCGCTTTGCGCCTTCGCCGTCGCGGGGGGAATGGCGGAGATCCCCGAGGGCTGGAAACTGACTCTGATTGCGGCTGTGGCTGAGGAGGGCGATTCCCGTGGGGCAAAATACATCATGCCCCTGCATTCTCCCGCCGCCTGCGTGATTGGAGAGCCCTCCGGCGTCAGCGGCGTCACACTGGGGTACAGGGGTTATCTGAGACTGCAAATTTCCGCCCGCGACGGAGGGGCTCACCGCAGCGGCGACGCGGGGCCTCTCACGGCCTGTCTGCTGGCGGCGTCGGACATTCTGAAAAGAGTGGAGGAGCGCGACGACCCGGGCAAACCCGTCGTTGAGCGCCCTTCAGGGGCGGTTATCGCCATGAACGGAAAGGAAGCGGGAGAGCGTTTCGGCTTCGTGGACCTGGATGTCCGGCTGCCCCTCGGCGTGTCGCCGGAAGAATGGGCGGAGGAGTTCATCGCCCTGGGAGAAGGCCGGGGGGTTCGGGTGAAGTTCATTTCCTCCATGCCGGCCCGCGTCGTCGACAAAAGCGACCCTCTTGTCCGTGCCCTGCGGGTGGAGGTGCGAAACGCGGGACTGACTCCGAGACTGCTGGCGAAGGGGGGAACGGCGGACTTCAATCTGGCCGCGGACTGGGGATGTCCGCTGGCGGCCTACGGTCCCGGAGATTCGAAGCTCGACCACACCGCCGAAGAACACATTGACCTGAACGAATACCTGATGTCCATATCGATTCTGAGAAAGGCGCTGGAACGCTTTATGATCGAAAGCACCTGA
- a CDS encoding response regulator: MSVQRGPMSTADLNNPEIPELQNPSPGLQSLLQELKYLRYLTEQNAAKILSLDTQSIVIRHELEQKRRGFALLAELSVSLRQEEASYESLFVPVTRRINATLNMQRTVVLTPDREGLFSPSVLQGYPSDKKAEIMAQHFPVDAALLDPEHPVLINGADSLQHMEELRTTLDLPYLISVPILLQNEVAAILITGRMVEAGPFLSRLGRYDMETVQAIGALLSAILVEQRLAEAEERTRIMLNTTPMCCTFWDERGNRIDCNDEAVRFFGVKDKKEYLEKFDELSPEFQPDGSPSRETAWEWIKKAFISGYARFEWMHQTLSGEAIPSEITMVRLKRGEGYNLIGYTRSLQEQKIMMEEMFKKEEELRQAHDLAEKNAHVKSEFLANLSHEIRTPMNAILGMTHLLSQTEMTDTQQRYADQAAHSARILLRVIDDILDFSRIDAGQIAMETSEFSLRDMVNRVRDMVADEAKKQSLALWVEIDHDVPDGLEGACLRVEQVLFNLVSNAIKFTPSGSVTLHVIRRSGTSDSATLLFEVQDTGIGMTPEDMKKLFTPFSQVDSSTTRKYGGIGLGLAISRSLVELMGGEIRCESTPGRGSTFSFTITFKLPSHLEAQKEAPDAESAAPDSDLKGLRVLLAEDNEINQMIAIEILSSMGVEATPANNGKEALDILEKGDYDIVLMDIQMPEMDGLAATERIRANPKYSGLPIIAMTAHATSEDKEVSLRSGMNDHLTKPVEPDEIYATLKRWDPRSNKKAALRPREVP, from the coding sequence TTGTCTGTTCAGCGTGGCCCGATGAGTACCGCCGACCTCAACAATCCGGAGATTCCGGAGCTTCAGAACCCCTCCCCCGGGCTTCAGAGCCTGCTTCAGGAGCTGAAGTACCTCCGTTATCTCACCGAGCAGAACGCCGCGAAAATTCTGTCGCTGGACACGCAGTCCATCGTCATTCGCCACGAGCTGGAGCAAAAGCGGCGGGGATTCGCCCTGCTGGCGGAGCTGTCCGTATCCCTGAGACAGGAGGAGGCCAGCTACGAAAGCCTCTTCGTCCCCGTGACCCGACGCATCAACGCCACCCTGAACATGCAGCGCACGGTGGTGCTCACCCCCGACAGGGAGGGCCTGTTCTCCCCCTCCGTTCTGCAGGGATACCCCTCAGACAAAAAGGCGGAAATCATGGCCCAGCATTTCCCGGTGGACGCGGCGTTGCTGGACCCTGAGCATCCGGTGCTGATCAACGGCGCCGACTCCCTGCAGCACATGGAGGAGCTGCGGACGACCCTCGACCTGCCCTATCTGATTTCCGTCCCCATCCTCCTGCAAAACGAGGTCGCGGCGATACTGATCACAGGGCGCATGGTGGAGGCAGGGCCCTTCCTCTCCCGGCTGGGACGGTACGACATGGAGACGGTGCAGGCCATCGGCGCGCTCCTGTCGGCGATTCTGGTGGAACAGCGGCTGGCCGAGGCCGAGGAAAGAACCCGCATCATGCTCAACACCACGCCCATGTGCTGCACCTTCTGGGACGAGCGGGGCAACCGGATCGACTGCAACGACGAGGCCGTGCGATTTTTCGGAGTCAAAGATAAAAAGGAATACCTCGAAAAATTTGACGAATTATCCCCTGAATTTCAGCCCGACGGGAGTCCTTCCCGTGAAACGGCCTGGGAATGGATCAAAAAAGCCTTCATTTCCGGTTACGCCCGGTTCGAATGGATGCATCAAACCCTGTCCGGCGAGGCCATCCCCTCGGAAATCACCATGGTGAGGCTGAAAAGGGGCGAAGGGTACAACCTGATCGGATACACGCGCAGCCTGCAGGAACAAAAGATCATGATGGAAGAGATGTTCAAAAAAGAAGAAGAACTGCGTCAGGCTCACGATCTGGCGGAGAAAAACGCCCACGTCAAAAGCGAATTTCTCGCCAACCTGAGCCACGAGATTCGCACGCCCATGAACGCGATTTTGGGGATGACGCACCTTCTCTCCCAGACGGAAATGACCGATACGCAGCAGAGATACGCTGATCAGGCGGCGCACTCCGCCCGCATTCTCCTGCGGGTCATCGACGACATTCTGGATTTCTCCCGAATCGACGCGGGCCAGATCGCCATGGAAACGTCGGAATTTTCACTTCGGGATATGGTCAACAGAGTCCGGGACATGGTGGCGGACGAGGCCAAAAAACAGAGCCTCGCTCTGTGGGTGGAAATCGACCACGACGTGCCGGACGGGCTGGAGGGCGCCTGTCTGAGAGTGGAGCAGGTGCTGTTCAACCTCGTGAGCAACGCCATCAAATTCACCCCCTCGGGGAGCGTGACCCTCCACGTTATTCGGCGCTCCGGAACCTCCGACAGCGCCACGCTGCTGTTCGAGGTGCAGGATACGGGTATCGGCATGACTCCGGAGGACATGAAGAAACTCTTCACACCCTTCAGTCAGGTGGATTCTTCCACCACCCGTAAATATGGAGGAATCGGGCTTGGCCTTGCCATCAGCCGCAGTCTGGTGGAGCTCATGGGGGGAGAAATCCGCTGCGAAAGCACCCCGGGCAGGGGCAGCACGTTTTCTTTCACGATCACGTTCAAACTGCCGTCCCATCTGGAGGCTCAGAAGGAAGCCCCGGACGCGGAAAGCGCCGCCCCCGACTCCGACCTGAAGGGACTGCGCGTCCTGCTGGCCGAGGACAACGAAATCAATCAGATGATCGCCATCGAAATTCTGTCCTCCATGGGGGTCGAGGCCACCCCGGCGAACAATGGAAAGGAAGCCCTGGACATACTGGAGAAGGGCGATTACGACATCGTGCTCATGGACATTCAAATGCCGGAGATGGACGGTCTGGCCGCCACGGAGAGGATTCGCGCCAATCCAAAATACAGCGGCCTGCCCATTATCGCCATGACCGCCCACGCCACCAGCGAAGACAAAGAGGTCAGCCTCAGAAGCGGAATGAACGACCACCTGACCAAACCCGTGGAGCCCGACGAGATCTACGCGACTCTGAAACGCTGGGATCCGCGTTCGAACAAAAAGGCCGCTCTTCGTCCCCGCGAAGTCCCCTGA